TCTCCTTTGAGGGCGGCGGCTATCTGAAGTGGGATGGTCTGGTATGCCAGCAAAAGATCGGTAAATGCACCGAAGAGCATCGCGGCATCGTGACTAACTGGCTGGAAGATAAAGGCATGTTGGATGTAAAAGCCAGCGAGCTGATGGATATTAACTATTACGAAGAGTAATGGTTAAGTCAGGGGGAATTATTTCCCCCTGATATTTTTCAGTTTTGGGTAGCATTGACTATTCGGGGTATTGAATGGTTTTGACTAATCCTGCTATTTCTTCCGTTAATTCCCCCGATGTGATGAACACCTGACGGACTCTGATGTCTATAGTCGGGTTGAACCAACAAAAGTACGATTTCGCATTAACCATTGAGGAATAATTATGTTACGAAAAACCGGCGCGGCCCTATTGCTGTTGATGGCCTGGCAGGCGCAAGCGGCTTATGAATGTAATGTAAAACCGCAGGATGATATTTTTATTAACCAAGATACGGTTAAAGTTGCTGGTGCCAGCGGTGAGTTGGTCATTGGCAAAAATGGTGATGTGACCCGTAATGGTAAAGTATTAACCCTTTCTGATGCAGCCCGCGCCCAGGCGGTGAGCTATCAAACCAATTTGCGTACCGATTTGCCTTATGTTAACGACGGAGTTCGTTCACGCCTGAAAACTGCTCAGGGTGTACTGGATAACGTGATTGTTAAGCAACTGGGTACCGAGAGTAATGTGCGTAAACGTTTAGTCACTTTGAGTTCACAACTGACTAAAGAGATGGAAAAAGTTCTGGAGCCCCGTGCGGAAGGTTTAGCTTTCCACCATCAGGCCGTTTCACAAGTTGAAGCAAATGGTCAGGTGATTATGCAAAATACGATGGGTGCAGTGCTACAGGATAGCATTAATGAACTGGGTATCCAGCAAGTGGCTAAAGCCGGTAAATCAGGTAATCCTCTACAGGCAGTATTAGGTAGCTTGGGTGGTTTACAGCAGCAAATTAGAGACGAGTGGAAGAAACAAGAGAAAGACTTCGAACAGTTCGGGAAAGAAGCATGTGGTAGGGTTACGGTGCTTGAACAGCAGCGGGCCGATTTGCTGAAGGCTCTACCGCAGTAATTATCTTGTCAGTATAAATGTAGTTCAGCGTAAGTTTCGTCTGCTAAACCTTCAGTGTTTTGTTTGACTTAGGTGCAGGCAACTGAGCAGAGGGAATTAGGGCGAATTCCCTCTGCACTCCCGCGCCTTCGCACACGAATTCAGGCCGCTTTATGAATACATCATTTCATGATGTATTCACCCTTTCGGGCCAGCGCAAGCGCCGTTCAACGCGGTTTACCGCGTTGTGGCGACGACCCTCTGTCTTCATTCGGACTTACGCGCAGAGCCGCTCCCGACGTTGCTGCGCCTCGGCAGGCATTCATGCCAGCCGTGCTACCTTTATTCAGTTGTCGGCTGAATTCCAGTGCTCTATCAGGTCAAAAGAGAATAACAAGACAAGAGACCTAGGGACTAAGGGCGAACTACAAAAATAATTCGAGTAAAGAGTTCAGGAATAATTTTCCCTTCTCGGTAACCTGCCAGTACTCACTGGTTTCCGTCAGATACCCCAGCTTCAACGCACTATCAATATTTTGCCGAATAGCGCTTTCATCCAGCCCTGTAAGACGACTGAAGTCTTTTCGCGGTGCGGCTTCCAGCAGTCGGAAGCGATTCATAAAAAACTCAAAGGGCCGTTCATCGGTTTCAACGTTGTACTGTTTATCTAGATATTTACCGTTCATATAACCACGAGGATGGCGGGTTTTTACCGTACGTATAATTCGGCCATCGCTAAAGCTCAATTTACCGTGGGCTCCGCAGCCAATGCCTAGATAGTCACCAAAGCGCCAGTAGTTCAGATTGTGTTGACACTGATAGCCGGGTTTGGCATAGGCTGAGGTTTCATATTGTTGATAACCGGCAGCGCTAAGTAATTCATGACCACGCTGGTAGATATCCCACAGGGCGTCATCGTCCGGTAACACGGGAGGGCGTGAACCAAACAGCGTATTGGGTTCAATGGTTAGCTGATACCAAGATAAATGGGGAGGGTCTAACTCAATGGCCTGCCGCAGGTCATCCAGTGCTTCCTCCAGCGATTGATCGGGCAAACCGTGCATTAAATCCAGATTAAAGCTGCGTAAACCAAGGCTTTGTGCGAAGTGTGCCGCACGCTTTGCCTCTTCCGGCCCGTGTATCCGCCCCAGACGCTCTAGTTTATGTTGGCTAAAGCTCTGAACGCCGATAGAGATACGGTTAACCCCTGCCTGTTGATAAGCTCTAAAGCGATCGGCTTCCACCGTACCCGGATTGGCCTCCATCGTAATTTCAGCGTTATCTTCCAGCGTTAGCCGACTACGAACTCCGTCCAATAATCTCTGCATGGCCTCAGCGCCCAGCAGGCTTGGGGTTCCACCGCCAATAAAGACGGTACTGATGGACCTGCCGCTGGTGAGTGGCAAATCGTTATCCAGATCGGTTAGTAAATGTTCCACGTAATCCCTATCCGGAATATCCCCCTTTAAGGCATGTGAATTGAAGTCACAGTAGGGGCACTTCTGTACACACCAGGGGATATGAATATAGAGACTCAGCGGTGGGGGATTAATCATGACGCAGCGCATCCAACAGCATGGTCAAGGCCTGACCACGGTGAGAAATCTTACTTTTGTGTTCTCGGGTTAATTCAGCGGCGGTATAGCCCAGTTCCGGAATATAGAAAATAGGATCGTAGCCAAATCCCCCTTCACCTGAAGGACTGAACAGCACTTCACCCGGCCAACTGGCGTGGAAAACTAATGGAATAGGGTCGTTGGCATGGCGCATATAAACCAGCACACAGTGGAACTGCGCCTGGCGCTGCTCTTGTGGAACATCTTTCAATGTTTCCAGCAGTTTGTTCAGATTGTCCCGATCGCTGGCATCAGCACCGGCATAGCGGGCGGAATAGATACCGGGTGCCCCACCCAGAACATCAACGGCAATACCGGAGTCATCAGCGATAGCCGGTAGGCCAGTAACCAGAGCGGCATGGCGTGCCTTGATGATGGCATTTTCAATAAAGGTTAACCCGGTTTCTTCAGCCGAATCGACGCCGAGGTCGGTTTGAGCAATTACTTCAAAGCCAAAATCAGCCAGAAGGTTCGCCAGCTCATGCACTTTACCGGGGTTACCGGTTGCAAGTACCAGTTTCTGCATTGTGAAATCCACCTGTTACTTAGAGTTTTAATCAGGGCAGGGTATACCTGCAATAGAATAGAGTGTCATTTTTTAATGCGACATAGCATAACTCAAACTGCCGTAGGTGAATGAGCGAAAATGGTAAGGGGGAGTGTTTTCTTAACGATTAAATGAACCTGTCTTGATTTTTTATTCAATATTATCAATTGGTTTTTCATCAATTGATAATGAGAAACATAATTTATTGAATTAAAATCAATTGTTACATGTGTGTTATAATAAATGACAGAGACTATTAATCAACACTCTGAATATGAGAATGAAACGAAAAAAACGATTGCCTAAATTACTGAAATGGTTGTTCGCGATTATTATCGTCGCGCTGATAATTTTAGCTATCTGGTGGGGTTGGGTACGTAGTCACTCAAATGAATTATGGAAGATTGTTAGTGAGCAATGTATTCCTCATCAGCAATTAAGTATATCAACCGCATCTCCCTGTATTGATGTGGTTCTGACCCCAGAGACTAAACGAGGGTATGCCATATTTAAAGATCGTAAGGGGCCTTTGCATTTCCTGCTAATCCCTACGGCAAAAATTGATGGTATTGAGAGCAAGGAATTACAGCAACCGGATTCTACGGATTACCTGTATCAGGCATGGATGGCTCGTTATTATTTGGCTCAACAGGTTGGTAAACCTATCTCTCGAGAGATGGTTTCATTAGCGGTTAATTCTGCCTATGGGCGGAGTCAGGAGCAATTGCATATTCATATTGCTTGTATTAAACCGGAAATTCAGGCGCAGTTGGGAAGCCAGATGGATACATTCAGTGAGAAATGGTCATCGGTTCCTTACGGCATCAATAATCATCACTATATTGCCCGAACATTAACGGAATCTCAGTTGCGTGAAGTCAGTCCGTTTCAACGAGTAGCGATGGAAGTTTCGGATGCCGCAGATAATATGGAAAAATATGGTTTAGCGCTGGTGGCTTATACCGGCCATAACAACATGCCAATGTATTTATTATTGGCAAATCGGTTGGATATTTTCGGTATGAATGTAGGGCATACGAGCGATATACAAGACTATCAGTGTGATTTGCTAAAGACTGAAAATTTGTTTTAGTTATGGCGCGTGAGAAAGAAGAGAAGTAAAGAAGAAAAGTAAAGAAGAGACGTGTTGAAGGACGCCTGAGGGATCAGGCATCCGGTAACAGCGATTGCACTTCAGCAGGAATTTGCTGTGGATTATCGATTTTTACCTGCTTATGACGCCCCAGTTCCCCTTTTTCAATCGTCACCATACCTTTGGCAACGCGAAATTGTTTAGCCAGAAACTTGACCAAATGTGCATTGGCCTGCCCATCAACCGGTGGGGCAGTAATTGCCACTTTTAACTCTTCGCCATGCAGTCCAACAATTTGATCGCGACTGGCCTTCGGCTGAATATACAGCCGAAGGATAATGGCATCGGATTGCTGTTCTACGGCGCTCATTACAGAATCAGAGCCAGAACATCTGCTTTCAGGTAATCCAGCGCATAAAGGATCAGGATCAACACCATCGGCGACAGATCGATACCCCCCATTGAAGGCAGCAGACGGCGAATCGGTGACAGTAGTGGTTCTGTTAATTGAATCAGTAATTGATCCACCGGGTTACGGCCCTGACTAATCCAGCTCATCAGCGAGCGGATAATGATAACCCAGAACACTAGCTTACCGGCAGCCGTGAGTAGCTCTAACAAAGAGAGCGGTAGGTAAACAGGGAAGAATAATAGAACTTGATTAATCAGCCATAATCCAACGACATACTTCAGTAAGATAAGGATGTAAGCAACCAGCAGTGAAGCAGTATCAATGGGGCCAATGGATGGAATAACACGACGTAATGGCCCAATTATCGGCTGGGTGATTTTCACCACAAACTGAGAGAATGGATTATAAAAGTCGGCTCTTGCCCATTGCATCCATACCCGCAGCAATAGCACTGATACATAAAGATCGAGCACGGTTACAATAAGAAAAGATAAAAATTGCATGGTTAACCCTTGGTTATTGTCTGCTCTGGTTTAGCCAGACTGAGATCCGAAAAACAGCATTATGCTACAACGATACCCATCTATTTGGGGGCTAGCATATAGTAAATCAAGAAAAAATGGCAATGACCTCGAGACTTCATTGCCGGAGCCTTATTTTAAAGTGATTTTTCCATCTCATTGGCCCGTTTAATGGCGGCCTGCATGGCTGATGCTACAGTTTCACTTAAACCTTGTTCATGAAAGACGCGCAGTGCTTCGGCCGTAGTGCCACCTTTTGAGGTGACCTGCTGGCGCAGTGTACCGATGTCTAACTGTGGATTATTAACCACCATTTGCGCTGCGCCTAAAGCCGCTTGTTGAACCAGTAAACGAGCCGTTTCTGGTTTGAATCCAAGACGTTCGGACTCATTTTGCATTGCTTCCATAAACAGGAAAAAATAGGCCGGAGCACTGCCTGCGGCAGCAATGATGTTATTTATCCCACTTTCCTCATTTACCCAGCAGATTTCGCCGACTGATTGCATAAGGCATGCGGTAAATTCTCTATCCTGTGCGCTAACTTGTGGTGGCGCGTACAGACCGCTCATTCCCAAACCAATCAGTGATGGGGTATTGGGCATAATGCGGATAAGGTCAACGGGCCCCAACAGTTGGGAAAAGCGGCCAACGCTAATACCTGCGGCGATGGATAAAATCAATTTTCCGCTGAGGTTCACCTGCTGATATAGCGGTGCACAGACGTCAGCCATCATTTGAGGCTTAACCGCCAGCACAACGACATCGGCCTGACGGGCGCTTTCGAGGTTATCATTACTGCAGCGAATGCCGTATTGGGCATGCAGCGGGCTATCCTGCGTCATTGATGGAGATGTCGCGGTAATTAGCTGGGCAGGGTAACCGCCGTTGACTAATCCAGCAATAATCGCTTTAGCCATATTACCGGCACCAATAAACGCAATTTTACGATGTTGCATAACAGGTCTCACTTTGTCAGTTTAAAGCGCAGGTAATCGGAATCATGCCCTGATTACCGAGCAGATTACAGGGTATAGTCACGCGTGCCAAAAATAGCGGTACCAATACGCACCATGGTACTGCCGGCGCGAATGGCATTATCCATATCGTCGGTCATTCCCATTGAGAGCGTATCGATTTGTGGGTAGGCCGTTTTAAGCTGATTAAAAGCCTGTGTCATTGTTTGAAATACCGCAAGTTGACGGGCAGGATCGTTTTCAGGTGCAGGAATGGTCATCAATCCACGCAGCTTTAGATTGGGTAGATGGTGGATTTGCGCTGCCAACTCGGGTAATTCCACCAGCTTAATACCCGACTTACTTTGTTCGTCACTGATATTAATCTGAATAAGAACATTCAGCGGCGGCATCGTTGCTGGCCGCTGTTCGCTTAAACGTCGGGCAATCTTTTCTCTGTCTAGGGTGTGCATCCAATGAAAGTGCTCCGCAACCAATCGGCTTTTATTTGACTGGAGTGGCCCAATGAAATGCCATTCTAACCATTCTCCATCAGGGGTGGTGTCAAAATATTTAATCTTATCGACCCCTTCCTGTACATAGTTCTCACCGAACAGGCATTGACCAGTTTCAATAGCTTTCTGAATCGCCTCTACAGGTTTTGTTTTACTGACTGCAAGTAACCGAATTTCTTTTGGAGAACGGCCGCATTGTTGTGCTGTTTCGGCGATACGACGCCTGATCGCATCTATATTTTGTTGGATAGTTGTCATATGTCTTATTCAGGGAGCCTGCTATGAATGTATGCCAATTAATAACCGATAGTGTAAAGCAAAATGCTTCCGATCTGCATCTTTCTGCCGGTCATTTACCCGTATTGCGCGTGAACGGGGATTTACGCTACGTTGGTGAAAGTTTACTGCAGCCAGAATGGTTGTCAGAACAACTGTTAGCCTGCTTAACTAGCGAACAGCGTACGCTGTTCCAACAGTTAGGACAGTTAGATTTTGCTTTGACTATTGAGGGGGTGCGTCTTCGAGTGAACCTTTTTCAACAGTGTGAGGGCGTATCCGCCGCTTTTCGATTTATTCAAAACGTTATACCGCCACCAGAATCGTTAGGTATTCCTGATTCGCTGATCGCAATGAGCCGCTGTCTTGATGGTTTAGTCATTGTTGCCGGAGCGACAGGAAGTGGAAAATCAACGACTCTAGCGGCCTTGATAGGCATGATTAACCAGCAGTCAGCTCATCACATTATTACCCTAGAAGATCCCATCGAGTTTATACATCACAGCAACCGTTGTCTTATTCAGCAACGAGAGATTGGCAGGCATGTTGATAGTTTTTCTCAAGGGCTGCGCGCAGCACTGCGACAGGATCCGGATATTATTTTGTTAGGTGAGTTGAGGGATGCAGAAACTATCCATATGGCGTTAACCGCAGCGGAGACTGGGCATCTGGTATTTGCTACGTTGCATACTCGTTCTGCTGTGCAATCTATTGAGCGGATTATTGATGTGTTTCCGGCTGAAGAGAAACGCTTTGTCAGTACCCAACTGGCAAATAGTTTACAAACGGTAGTCTGCCAACAGCTTTTACCCTGTACCAAAGGTGGGCGTATTGCTGCCTACGAAGTGCTGGTGAATACACCTGCGGTGAGCAATATGATTCGGGAAGGTAAACACCATCAGTTATTAACGCAACTACAAACTGGAGCGGTTAACGGTATGCAAACGATGGAACAGAGCAAAACCCATTTATTATCAGAGGGATTAATTGTCGGGTCATAAATATAAAGGCTTTGCTAATCACTTTATATTGGTGGTTACGTTCAATCATCTCATCGTCGGGCTTGGCCCGACGTACACCTAAGCCAAGTAAATGCTGGCACTTGGGGGAGTTAGTCCGTCGTTTTTACGTCCATAATATTCATTGAAATTGAAACTGACGATTTTGTTAGGATTCTGAAAATTTTGCCTAAACCCCTTTTCTATTTTACCCAAGTATGGTGAACTTCCCTTTGCTTAACGACTTGTATTGTAAATAAAAAGGAAAAGTAAACGTTGAACTTATTTAAATGGCTTTTAGTGGTTGTTTTGTTGGTAATCATTGGTGGCGGCGGTTACTGGTATTATAAAAATACATTACCAACCTATGGTTCTGAAGGTGCATTTGAGGTTACGGTGAGTTTGTTAGAGCCTAAGACAAACCAGCCAATGACCGATACACCATTTTATCTGGTGGTGACGAAGGATGTGGAGACCGATCCGGCATTTAAGAAGCCGCTGTTTGGCGTTACTGATTCGACTGGCCGTGCGGCAAAGATCGTCAGTAAAACGCAATTGAACGCCAACGATTATGTATTGGTGCAAAAAGTAGGTCAGGGTGAATATGGTAAGTATTTTGCGCTGCTGGGAACCGGTAACGCTATTCCATTGCCAAATACTGATTATGTGATTACGGGGTGTGGGGATATTCCAGAGTATAAAGGTAGATCAAACCGTCAGGGATATACCATTTATTATGCGGCGAACCAGGCCTGTAATATAAAAATGAGTATTAACTGGGGCAGTACGCTGGATAATCTGCTGCACTAAATTAACCGTGCTGCTGTTCAAACCAGCTTTCTAGAATGATGACCGCAGAGGCAGCGTCTACGCTGCCTTTGTCCAGTGCGCGAAAACCGCCACGGGAAAACAGGTCAGCTTTAGCTTCTACCGTACTTAAACGTTCATCGTGCAATTGGATTTGCACACCAAATCTGCCGTGAAGGCGATTGGCAAATTTTTTTGCCTGAGCCGTGACCGGTTGCTCAGTGCCATCCATATTTAATGGCAGCCCAACTACCACTAAATCGGGTTGCCATTCTTTCAGCAATTTTTCGATTTGTTGCCAGTCGGGGTTGCCATCCTTGGCTTTAAATGAAGCCAGAGGACGAGCGGTACCGGTAATTTCTTGGCCGATAGCTGCGCCAATACTCTTAGTGCCAAAATCAAATCCTAATACAGTACGGTTAGACATTTATGCGTGACCTGCTTGTGTGGCAATAGTATGAATGTTTATACCTAGCTTTCTTGCTGCCGTTTGCCAGCGAAGATTGACCGGAACGTGAAATAAAATGTTGGTATCTGCCTCAACGGTTAGCCAGCTGTTTTCCAGTAGTTCCTGTTCCAACTGACCTGCTTCCCACCCGGCATAACCTAAAGCAACCAGTGCTTCGGATGGTTGAGAAGCCGTACCCAAGGTTTCCAATACATCTTTTGATGAGGTGATCATAACATGTTCATTAATTTGAATACTGGATGAAAATTTCTGGCGTGGGGTATGTAAAATGAATCCCCGATCGTCAGCCAGCGGCCCGCCGTCCAGTACTGGGTTGTTCAAATGAATATTGGATACCTTTGGCGTTGGGTAGATACCCAGCTTGGTGAGCACTTCTTCGACAGTTAGCTCGCCGAGAGGTTTGTTAATAACTAGCCCCATAGTGCCATTTTGGTTGTGTTCGCAAATATACACAACAGAATGGTTAAAACAGGGATCTTCCAGAGTAGGCATCGCAATAAGAAAATGGTGTTGTAAGTTCATGGAATTAAACCGTTGGCTGAATGGAAGTGTAGCTGATGTAACCTATTTATAATTATAGCAAATTTATCATATTGATGCTTAGCATGATAACTATAGCGGTAAAAAATTGACTCTGTCCCTTAAATTACAAGTGACAGAGTCATTTGAGTTAAACAGGTTTATTGCTCAAGCGTGACAGCATTATTTAATGCGACGCTCAATGGCATCCATTAACATACCGGTGATAGAAACATCCGGGAAGGCTGCTTCAATTTCACGGATACAGGTTGGGCTGGTAACATTAATTTCTGTAAGCTTGTCGCCAATGATATCCAGACCAACAAACACTAACCCTTTTTCTTTTAGAACTGGCGCTACGCTACGGGCAATTTTCCAGTCACTTTCACTTAAGGGGCGCGCTTCACCTCGCCCACCAGCAGCCAGATTACCACGGGTTTCCCCCTGCTTTGGAATACGAGCCAAACAGTAAGGAACCGGTTCACCATCGACGACCAGAACGCGCTTATCACCCTCAGAGATCTGCGGAACAAAGTTTTGTGCCATACAGTAACGGGTACCCAATTCGGTTAATGTTTCAATGATTACCGACAGGTTCGGGTCGTTTGGCTTCACGCGGAAAATAGAGGCCCCTCCCATTCCGTCCAATGGCTTGAGAATAATATCACCATGCTCTCCATAGAAACGGCGAATATGCTCTGCACTGCGGGAAACCAGCGTTGATGGTGTGAGCTCAGGGAACCAAGCGGTAAACAGTTTTTCATTGCAGTCGCGCAAGCTCTGAGGTTTGTTGACGATCAGCGTTCCTTTTGTTTCAGCGCGTTCCAGAATATAGGTAGCGTAGATATATTCGGTATCAAACGGAGGATCTTTACGCATCAAAATAACATCAAGATCGTGCAGAGGGATCTCTTGCTCCTGATGGAAGTCGAACCAGTGTTCCTTGTCATACTGAACGGTTAGTACGCGCGTTCGCGCACGCGCTTCTCCGGTCTGTAGATACAGATCGTTCATTTCCATATAGTGCAGTTCCCAGCCGCGTTTTTGCGCCTCTTGCAGCATGGCAAAGCTGGAGTCTTTCTTAATGTTGATAGACGAAATAGGGTCCATCACGATGCCGAGTTTGATCATCTTTTTCTCCTTATCCCAGATCGCCGAAGCGTATCTGTAGTGCAGCAATCGCGGTAAGCGCCGCGGTTTCTGTACGCAGAATCCGGGGGCCAAGTAGAATATCTGTAAAGTCGTAATTAGCCGTCATCTCGATCTCTTCTTGAGATAATCCTCCTTCAGGACCAATTAACAGACGAATGTTTTGTATCGGCATGGTGAGAGTATTAATACTCTGGCTGGCTCTTGGGTGTAAATTTAATTTAATACCGCCATCAGATTCTGAACACCATTCCTCAAGGTTCATCACCGGGCGGATTTCGGGAATTCGGTTACGCCCACACTGTTCACAGGCAGCAATGGCGATTTTTTGCCATTGCTGGACTTTCTTTTCAAGTCTATCTTTATCTAGTTTTACACCACAGCGTTCTGAAACTAGTGGAGTAATAACATTGACGCCTAACTCGATAGATTTCTGGATAGTAAACTCCATTTTCTCACCGCGAGAAATCACCTGACCAAGATGGAAATTAAGCGGTGATTCCAGATCCTCTTCCCGCTTATCAACTACGTTGACCAATACCTGCTTTTTATCAACCTGAGTAATAACGGCATCAAAAACGTGGTTGCTACCATCAAACAGCATAAGTTGATGGCTTGGCTGCATACGTAACACGCGGCCAACATGATTCGCGGCATCGTTACTCAGGGCGATATCATTAGCGATAGCAAGAGGATTGGGATGATAGATGCGGGGAATGCGCATAGTTGTATTCTGTTTTCCGGTATCTTCCTGAATTAACAGGTATTCAAGGGGATTCTTTTTCGACCATATAGCCAAAGAAGTCATAAATATGTTAACTAAACCGGGTAAGCTTAATATTGTAGACCAGACTGTTCAACCCTGCGTTGTTTTTATCGCCAATAAAAGCGGGAAAAGTTTAGAGAATCGGGCGTTCTGATAACTTAAGTCTCGGCTGGTTTTAACAGACTGCCACAGCGTTTACAGCGATATTCACTCTCTTGACGTATGATTTTATTATGGCGGCGTATGGTTAACTGATGAGTTTGACAATGGCAGGTATAGGTAAAAGTTTTTCCTTGGACCGATAGTACATTAAAACAGTGTGTTCGAGTTGCGCTAACCCCCAGCACTTTTTCCATCATCCATTGCCATTCACTACCGTGTGGAGATACGCGGCCAAACTGGCGATAAACCAATAAATGGGCCAACTCATGGGGAACTACATCATCAATAAACTGCTGACCATTCTCGACTAACAAGACGGCGTTAAGGCGTATTTCCCACTGGGCGAGATGAGCGGTTCCTGCAGTCGTGCCGCGCTGGCGATAGGTGACTTTGGGTTCTAAATACTCCGTTTTTAAATGGCAATTAGCCATTGCCAGATAATGGCGTAAGCAGCGCATAACGGCTTGCTGAATAGAGATAGGAAGGTGGCGTGTGGTCATGGGCGTTAGCATAGCGAGGCGCCATAAAATGAGCAATAAAAAACGGCGCGAGGCAACTGCCATCACGCCGCTAAATTAGCGATTATATTTGCTGGGAACTATTTAAGTCCGGCAGCTTCGCGCAGCATTGCCGCTTTGTCTGTTTTTTCCCATGGGAAATGTTCACGACCAAAATGACCATAAGCTGCCGTTTGCTGATACATCGGCCTGATCAAGTCCAGCATTTTGATTAACCCATAAGGACGCAGGTCAAAAAACTCGCGAACCAAATGAATTAAGCGCTCGTGTGGAATTTTTTCCGTGCCGAAGGTTTCCAGCA
Above is a window of Limnobaculum parvum DNA encoding:
- a CDS encoding YggL family protein, giving the protein MAHQRSRRLRKKMRIDEFQEIGFLINWAFPEGTAIEKIDATIDNFINEVFEAHDLSFEGGGYLKWDGLVCQQKIGKCTEEHRGIVTNWLEDKGMLDVKASELMDINYYEE
- a CDS encoding DUF2884 family protein is translated as MLRKTGAALLLLMAWQAQAAYECNVKPQDDIFINQDTVKVAGASGELVIGKNGDVTRNGKVLTLSDAARAQAVSYQTNLRTDLPYVNDGVRSRLKTAQGVLDNVIVKQLGTESNVRKRLVTLSSQLTKEMEKVLEPRAEGLAFHHQAVSQVEANGQVIMQNTMGAVLQDSINELGIQQVAKAGKSGNPLQAVLGSLGGLQQQIRDEWKKQEKDFEQFGKEACGRVTVLEQQRADLLKALPQ
- the hemW gene encoding radical SAM family heme chaperone HemW, whose protein sequence is MINPPPLSLYIHIPWCVQKCPYCDFNSHALKGDIPDRDYVEHLLTDLDNDLPLTSGRSISTVFIGGGTPSLLGAEAMQRLLDGVRSRLTLEDNAEITMEANPGTVEADRFRAYQQAGVNRISIGVQSFSQHKLERLGRIHGPEEAKRAAHFAQSLGLRSFNLDLMHGLPDQSLEEALDDLRQAIELDPPHLSWYQLTIEPNTLFGSRPPVLPDDDALWDIYQRGHELLSAAGYQQYETSAYAKPGYQCQHNLNYWRFGDYLGIGCGAHGKLSFSDGRIIRTVKTRHPRGYMNGKYLDKQYNVETDERPFEFFMNRFRLLEAAPRKDFSRLTGLDESAIRQNIDSALKLGYLTETSEYWQVTEKGKLFLNSLLELFL
- the rdgB gene encoding RdgB/HAM1 family non-canonical purine NTP pyrophosphatase, translating into MQKLVLATGNPGKVHELANLLADFGFEVIAQTDLGVDSAEETGLTFIENAIIKARHAALVTGLPAIADDSGIAVDVLGGAPGIYSARYAGADASDRDNLNKLLETLKDVPQEQRQAQFHCVLVYMRHANDPIPLVFHASWPGEVLFSPSGEGGFGYDPIFYIPELGYTAAELTREHKSKISHRGQALTMLLDALRHD
- a CDS encoding CDP-diacylglycerol diphosphatase gives rise to the protein MKRKKRLPKLLKWLFAIIIVALIILAIWWGWVRSHSNELWKIVSEQCIPHQQLSISTASPCIDVVLTPETKRGYAIFKDRKGPLHFLLIPTAKIDGIESKELQQPDSTDYLYQAWMARYYLAQQVGKPISREMVSLAVNSAYGRSQEQLHIHIACIKPEIQAQLGSQMDTFSEKWSSVPYGINNHHYIARTLTESQLREVSPFQRVAMEVSDAADNMEKYGLALVAYTGHNNMPMYLLLANRLDIFGMNVGHTSDIQDYQCDLLKTENLF
- the yggU gene encoding DUF167 family protein YggU, giving the protein MSAVEQQSDAIILRLYIQPKASRDQIVGLHGEELKVAITAPPVDGQANAHLVKFLAKQFRVAKGMVTIEKGELGRHKQVKIDNPQQIPAEVQSLLPDA
- a CDS encoding YggT family protein; protein product: MQFLSFLIVTVLDLYVSVLLLRVWMQWARADFYNPFSQFVVKITQPIIGPLRRVIPSIGPIDTASLLVAYILILLKYVVGLWLINQVLLFFPVYLPLSLLELLTAAGKLVFWVIIIRSLMSWISQGRNPVDQLLIQLTEPLLSPIRRLLPSMGGIDLSPMVLILILYALDYLKADVLALIL
- the proC gene encoding pyrroline-5-carboxylate reductase: MQHRKIAFIGAGNMAKAIIAGLVNGGYPAQLITATSPSMTQDSPLHAQYGIRCSNDNLESARQADVVVLAVKPQMMADVCAPLYQQVNLSGKLILSIAAGISVGRFSQLLGPVDLIRIMPNTPSLIGLGMSGLYAPPQVSAQDREFTACLMQSVGEICWVNEESGINNIIAAAGSAPAYFFLFMEAMQNESERLGFKPETARLLVQQAALGAAQMVVNNPQLDIGTLRQQVTSKGGTTAEALRVFHEQGLSETVASAMQAAIKRANEMEKSL
- a CDS encoding YggS family pyridoxal phosphate-dependent enzyme — its product is MTTIQQNIDAIRRRIAETAQQCGRSPKEIRLLAVSKTKPVEAIQKAIETGQCLFGENYVQEGVDKIKYFDTTPDGEWLEWHFIGPLQSNKSRLVAEHFHWMHTLDREKIARRLSEQRPATMPPLNVLIQINISDEQSKSGIKLVELPELAAQIHHLPNLKLRGLMTIPAPENDPARQLAVFQTMTQAFNQLKTAYPQIDTLSMGMTDDMDNAIRAGSTMVRIGTAIFGTRDYTL
- a CDS encoding type IV pilus twitching motility protein PilT; this encodes MNVCQLITDSVKQNASDLHLSAGHLPVLRVNGDLRYVGESLLQPEWLSEQLLACLTSEQRTLFQQLGQLDFALTIEGVRLRVNLFQQCEGVSAAFRFIQNVIPPPESLGIPDSLIAMSRCLDGLVIVAGATGSGKSTTLAALIGMINQQSAHHIITLEDPIEFIHHSNRCLIQQREIGRHVDSFSQGLRAALRQDPDIILLGELRDAETIHMALTAAETGHLVFATLHTRSAVQSIERIIDVFPAEEKRFVSTQLANSLQTVVCQQLLPCTKGGRIAAYEVLVNTPAVSNMIREGKHHQLLTQLQTGAVNGMQTMEQSKTHLLSEGLIVGS
- the ruvX gene encoding Holliday junction resolvase RuvX, with protein sequence MSNRTVLGFDFGTKSIGAAIGQEITGTARPLASFKAKDGNPDWQQIEKLLKEWQPDLVVVGLPLNMDGTEQPVTAQAKKFANRLHGRFGVQIQLHDERLSTVEAKADLFSRGGFRALDKGSVDAASAVIILESWFEQQHG